The Oryctolagus cuniculus chromosome 5, mOryCun1.1, whole genome shotgun sequence genome includes a region encoding these proteins:
- the POLR1C gene encoding DNA-directed RNA polymerases I and III subunit RPAC1 isoform X3: MDENSLEFDMVGIDAAIANAFRRILLAEVPTMAVEKVLVYNNTSIVQDEILAHRLGLIPIHADPRLFEYRNQGDDEGTEIDTLQFRLQVRCTRNPHAAKDSSDPNELYVNHKVYTRHMTWVPLGNQADLFPEGTIRPVHDDILIAQLRPGQEIDLLMHCVKGIGKDHAKFSPVATASYRLLPDITLLAPIEGEAAEELSQCFSPGVIEVQEVQGKKVARVANPRLDTFSREIFRNEKLKKLVRLARVRDHYIFSVESTGVLPPDVLVSEAIKVLMGKCRRFLDELDAVQMD, translated from the exons ATGGATGAAAACTCGCTGGAGTTTGACATGGTGGGAATTGATGCGGCCATTGCCAATGCTTTCCGGCGAATTCTGCTGGCGGAG gtgcccacaatggctgtggAGAAGGTACTGGTGTACAACAACACATCCATCGTGCAGGATGAGATCCTGGCTCACCGCCTGGGGCTCATTCCCATTCATGCTGATCCACGACTGTTTGAATATCGGAACCAAG GGGACGACGAGGGCACAGAGATAGACACTCTGCAGTTTCGGCTGCAGGTCAGGTGCACTCGGAACCCCCACGCTGCTAAAGATTCCTCTGACCCCAACGAGCTCTATGTGAATCACAAAG TGTACACCAGGCACATGACGTGGGTTCCCCTGGGGAACCAGGCTGACCTCTTCCCTGAGGGCACTATCCGGCCGGTGCACGATGATATCCTCATTGCCCAGCTGCGACCTGGCCAAGAGATTGACCTGCTCATGCACTGTGTCAAGGGCATCG GCAAGGACCACGCCAAGTTCTCACCAGTGGCGACAGCCAGTTACAGGCTCCTGCCAGACATTACCCTGCTTGCACCCATAGAAGGGGAAGCGGCTGAGGAGCTGAGCCAGTGCTTCTCACCAGGTGTCATTGAGGTCCAGGAAGTCCAAG GTAAAAAGGTGGCCAGAGTTGCCAATCCCCGGCTAGATACCTTCAGCAGGGAAATCTTCCGGAATGAGAAACTGAAGAAGCTTGTCCGGCTTGCCCGGGTTCGAGATCATTATATCT TCTCTGTTGAGTCCACGGGGGTGCTGCCACCAGATGTGCTGGTGAGTGAAGCCATCAAGGTCTTGATGGGGAAGTGCCGGCGGTTCCTGGACGAACTAGACGCGGTTCAGATGGACTGA
- the POLR1C gene encoding DNA-directed RNA polymerases I and III subunit RPAC1 isoform X2, with amino-acid sequence MSEPRIIDRMLHWPDGGHWGFLSRRDQNFRVDVVHMDENSLEFDMVGIDAAIANAFRRILLAEVPTMAVEKVLVYNNTSIVQDEILAHRLGLIPIHADPRLFEYRNQGDDEGTEIDTLQFRLQVRCTRNPHAAKDSSDPNELYVNHKVYTRHMTWVPLGNQADLFPEGTIRPVHDDILIAQLRPGQEIDLLMHCVKGIGKDHAKFSPVATASYRLLPDITLLAPIEGEAAEELSQCFSPGVIEVQEVQGKKVARVANPRLDTFSREIFRNEKLKKLVRLARVRDHYIFSVESTGVLPPDVLVSEAIKVLMGKCRRFLDELDAVQMD; translated from the exons ATGTCCGAACCGCGCATTATTGATAGAATGTTACACTGGCCTGACGGCGGGCACTGGGGGTTCTTGAGCAGGCGTGACCAG AACTTCCGCGTGGATGTGGTACACATGGATGAAAACTCGCTGGAGTTTGACATGGTGGGAATTGATGCGGCCATTGCCAATGCTTTCCGGCGAATTCTGCTGGCGGAG gtgcccacaatggctgtggAGAAGGTACTGGTGTACAACAACACATCCATCGTGCAGGATGAGATCCTGGCTCACCGCCTGGGGCTCATTCCCATTCATGCTGATCCACGACTGTTTGAATATCGGAACCAAG GGGACGACGAGGGCACAGAGATAGACACTCTGCAGTTTCGGCTGCAGGTCAGGTGCACTCGGAACCCCCACGCTGCTAAAGATTCCTCTGACCCCAACGAGCTCTATGTGAATCACAAAG TGTACACCAGGCACATGACGTGGGTTCCCCTGGGGAACCAGGCTGACCTCTTCCCTGAGGGCACTATCCGGCCGGTGCACGATGATATCCTCATTGCCCAGCTGCGACCTGGCCAAGAGATTGACCTGCTCATGCACTGTGTCAAGGGCATCG GCAAGGACCACGCCAAGTTCTCACCAGTGGCGACAGCCAGTTACAGGCTCCTGCCAGACATTACCCTGCTTGCACCCATAGAAGGGGAAGCGGCTGAGGAGCTGAGCCAGTGCTTCTCACCAGGTGTCATTGAGGTCCAGGAAGTCCAAG GTAAAAAGGTGGCCAGAGTTGCCAATCCCCGGCTAGATACCTTCAGCAGGGAAATCTTCCGGAATGAGAAACTGAAGAAGCTTGTCCGGCTTGCCCGGGTTCGAGATCATTATATCT TCTCTGTTGAGTCCACGGGGGTGCTGCCACCAGATGTGCTGGTGAGTGAAGCCATCAAGGTCTTGATGGGGAAGTGCCGGCGGTTCCTGGACGAACTAGACGCGGTTCAGATGGACTGA
- the POLR1C gene encoding DNA-directed RNA polymerases I and III subunit RPAC1 isoform X1 has protein sequence MAAAQAVEEMRSRVVLGEFGVRNVHTTDFPGNYSGYDDAWDQDRFEKNFRVDVVHMDENSLEFDMVGIDAAIANAFRRILLAEVPTMAVEKVLVYNNTSIVQDEILAHRLGLIPIHADPRLFEYRNQGDDEGTEIDTLQFRLQVRCTRNPHAAKDSSDPNELYVNHKVYTRHMTWVPLGNQADLFPEGTIRPVHDDILIAQLRPGQEIDLLMHCVKGIGKDHAKFSPVATASYRLLPDITLLAPIEGEAAEELSQCFSPGVIEVQEVQGKKVARVANPRLDTFSREIFRNEKLKKLVRLARVRDHYIFSVESTGVLPPDVLVSEAIKVLMGKCRRFLDELDAVQMD, from the exons ATGGCGGCGGCTCAGGCCGTTGAAGAAATGCGGAGCCGCGTGGTTTTAGGGGAGTTCGGAGTTCGGAAT GTTCATACCACCGACTTCCCCGGGAACTATTCCGGTTATGATGATGCCTGGGATCAGGACCGCTTCGAGAAG AACTTCCGCGTGGATGTGGTACACATGGATGAAAACTCGCTGGAGTTTGACATGGTGGGAATTGATGCGGCCATTGCCAATGCTTTCCGGCGAATTCTGCTGGCGGAG gtgcccacaatggctgtggAGAAGGTACTGGTGTACAACAACACATCCATCGTGCAGGATGAGATCCTGGCTCACCGCCTGGGGCTCATTCCCATTCATGCTGATCCACGACTGTTTGAATATCGGAACCAAG GGGACGACGAGGGCACAGAGATAGACACTCTGCAGTTTCGGCTGCAGGTCAGGTGCACTCGGAACCCCCACGCTGCTAAAGATTCCTCTGACCCCAACGAGCTCTATGTGAATCACAAAG TGTACACCAGGCACATGACGTGGGTTCCCCTGGGGAACCAGGCTGACCTCTTCCCTGAGGGCACTATCCGGCCGGTGCACGATGATATCCTCATTGCCCAGCTGCGACCTGGCCAAGAGATTGACCTGCTCATGCACTGTGTCAAGGGCATCG GCAAGGACCACGCCAAGTTCTCACCAGTGGCGACAGCCAGTTACAGGCTCCTGCCAGACATTACCCTGCTTGCACCCATAGAAGGGGAAGCGGCTGAGGAGCTGAGCCAGTGCTTCTCACCAGGTGTCATTGAGGTCCAGGAAGTCCAAG GTAAAAAGGTGGCCAGAGTTGCCAATCCCCGGCTAGATACCTTCAGCAGGGAAATCTTCCGGAATGAGAAACTGAAGAAGCTTGTCCGGCTTGCCCGGGTTCGAGATCATTATATCT TCTCTGTTGAGTCCACGGGGGTGCTGCCACCAGATGTGCTGGTGAGTGAAGCCATCAAGGTCTTGATGGGGAAGTGCCGGCGGTTCCTGGACGAACTAGACGCGGTTCAGATGGACTGA